From Streptomyces sp. GSL17-111, one genomic window encodes:
- the pepN gene encoding aminopeptidase N, with translation MPGENLTREEARERAELLAVDGYEVALDLRGAVGPAPGDGPRTFRSTTTIRFRSSRPGAETFVDLLAPHVHSVTLNGADLPVDRVFDGSRVRIGPLAAENELTVDAACAYSRTGEGLHHFVDPEDGETYLYTQYEPADARRVFANFEQPDLKAPFDFTVTAPAAWTVLSNGDRAGAPEQHSDASATWRFARTRPISTYITAVVAGPYHYVADRYSRRLADGTELTIPLGALCRRGLAKHFDADDVFRVTKEGLDFFHDHFDYPYPFGKYDQAFVPEYNLGAMENPGCVTFREEFVFRGKVTEASYEGRANVILHEMAHMWFGDLVTMEWWDDLWLKESFADFMGSFAQVEATRFDAGWITFANRRKAWAYRADQLPSTHPITADIRDLEDAKLNFDGITYAKGASVLKQLVAYAGRDAFLEGARRYFKRHAYGNTRLEHLLAVLSETSGRDMGEWARAWLQTAGVNTLTPEVSYGEDGRVRELAVLQEAPEAHPVLRPHRVAVGLYRRSAPGGPLTRYARAELDVAGERTVVTELAGAERPDLVLVNDDDLTFCKTRPDARSLATLRADLGAVRDPLARALCWSAVWNLTRDALLPARDFLRLVLRFAGTESDVGVLQMLHAWTQTALDHYVTAGERAGAARELAEGAERELRAAEPGSGHQLSWARFFAATARGDAHLTLLQELLDGGQRIKGLDVDQELRWAFVGRLAATGRADAAAIDAELARDDTASGKRHQVRCLAARPSAEVKEEAWNAVVESDRLSNALVDATISGFMQGGQRELLEPYVERYFAVLERVWAERSIEIGMSVVRGLYPALLSTPETLAATDAWLASHADAPPALRRLVLEARDDLARALAGQACDAAAEV, from the coding sequence GTGCCCGGAGAGAACCTGACCCGTGAGGAGGCCCGGGAACGGGCCGAGCTGCTCGCCGTGGACGGATACGAGGTGGCCCTCGACCTGCGGGGCGCGGTCGGGCCGGCCCCCGGGGACGGCCCGCGCACGTTCCGCTCCACCACGACGATCCGGTTCCGCAGCTCCCGTCCGGGCGCCGAGACCTTCGTCGACCTGCTGGCACCGCACGTCCACTCGGTGACGCTCAACGGCGCGGACCTCCCGGTGGACCGCGTCTTCGACGGCAGCCGCGTCCGGATCGGCCCGCTGGCGGCGGAGAACGAGCTGACGGTCGACGCCGCGTGTGCCTACAGCCGTACCGGTGAGGGGCTGCACCACTTCGTCGATCCGGAGGACGGGGAGACCTACCTCTACACCCAGTACGAGCCCGCCGACGCCCGCCGGGTCTTCGCCAACTTCGAGCAGCCCGACCTCAAGGCGCCCTTCGACTTCACCGTCACCGCCCCGGCGGCGTGGACGGTGCTCAGCAACGGGGACCGGGCGGGCGCCCCCGAGCAGCACAGCGACGCCTCGGCCACCTGGCGCTTCGCGCGCACCCGGCCCATCTCGACGTACATCACCGCCGTCGTCGCCGGTCCCTACCACTACGTGGCCGACCGGTACAGCCGCCGTCTGGCCGACGGCACCGAGCTGACGATCCCGCTCGGCGCGCTGTGCCGCCGGGGGCTGGCCAAGCACTTCGACGCCGACGACGTCTTCCGGGTGACGAAGGAGGGTCTGGACTTCTTCCACGACCACTTCGACTACCCGTACCCCTTCGGCAAGTACGACCAGGCGTTCGTCCCCGAGTACAACCTCGGCGCCATGGAGAACCCCGGCTGCGTCACCTTCCGGGAGGAGTTCGTCTTCCGGGGCAAGGTCACCGAGGCCTCCTACGAGGGCCGGGCCAACGTGATCCTGCACGAGATGGCCCACATGTGGTTCGGCGACCTGGTGACCATGGAGTGGTGGGACGACCTGTGGCTCAAGGAGTCCTTCGCGGACTTCATGGGCTCCTTCGCCCAGGTGGAGGCCACCCGGTTCGACGCCGGGTGGATCACGTTCGCCAACCGGCGCAAGGCCTGGGCCTACCGGGCCGACCAGCTGCCCTCCACCCACCCGATCACGGCGGACATCCGGGACCTGGAGGACGCCAAGCTCAACTTCGACGGCATCACCTACGCCAAGGGCGCCTCCGTGCTCAAGCAGCTGGTGGCCTACGCCGGACGGGACGCCTTCCTGGAGGGCGCACGCCGCTACTTCAAGCGGCACGCCTACGGCAACACCCGCCTCGAGCACCTGCTGGCCGTGCTCAGCGAGACCTCCGGCCGCGACATGGGCGAGTGGGCCCGCGCCTGGCTCCAGACCGCCGGGGTCAACACACTCACCCCCGAGGTCTCCTACGGCGAGGACGGCCGCGTACGCGAGCTGGCCGTCCTCCAGGAGGCACCCGAGGCGCACCCGGTGCTGCGTCCGCACCGCGTCGCCGTCGGCCTCTACCGCCGGTCGGCCCCCGGCGGCCCGCTCACCCGGTACGCCCGCGCGGAGCTGGACGTGGCCGGGGAGCGCACGGTCGTCACCGAACTGGCCGGCGCCGAGCGGCCCGACCTGGTGCTCGTCAACGACGACGACCTCACGTTCTGCAAGACACGGCCCGACGCCCGCTCGCTGGCCACCCTGCGCGCGGACCTGGGCGCCGTGCGGGACCCGCTGGCCCGGGCCCTGTGCTGGTCGGCCGTGTGGAACCTGACGCGGGACGCGCTGCTGCCCGCGCGGGACTTCCTGCGCCTGGTGCTGCGCTTCGCGGGCACCGAGAGCGACGTCGGCGTGCTCCAGATGCTGCACGCCTGGACGCAGACCGCGCTCGACCACTACGTCACGGCCGGGGAGCGGGCGGGCGCGGCGCGCGAGCTGGCCGAGGGCGCCGAGCGCGAGCTGCGGGCCGCCGAGCCGGGCAGCGGCCACCAGCTCTCCTGGGCGCGGTTCTTCGCCGCGACGGCGCGTGGCGACGCGCACCTGACCCTGCTCCAGGAGCTGCTGGACGGCGGGCAGCGGATCAAGGGCCTGGACGTCGACCAGGAGCTGCGCTGGGCGTTCGTCGGACGGCTCGCGGCCACCGGCCGCGCCGACGCGGCGGCGATCGACGCCGAGCTGGCCCGCGACGACACCGCCTCCGGCAAGCGGCACCAGGTGCGCTGCCTGGCGGCGCGCCCCTCGGCGGAGGTCAAGGAGGAGGCGTGGAACGCCGTCGTCGAGTCCGACCGGCTGTCCAACGCGCTCGTCGACGCCACGATCAGCGGCTTCATGCAGGGCGGCCAGCGGGAGCTGCTCGAACCCTACGTGGAGCGGTACTTCGCGGTGCTGGAACGGGTGTGGGCGGAGCGTTCGATCGAGATCGGCATGTCGGTGGTGCGCGGGCTCTACCCGGCGCTGCTGAGCACCCCGGAGACGCTGGCGGCGACGGACGCCTGGCTGGCGTCGCACGCGGACGCGCCGCCGGCGCTGCGCCGGCTGGTGCTGGAGGCCCGCGACGACCTCGCGCGCGCCCTGGCCGGACAGGCGTGCGACGCGGCGGCCGAGGTCTGA
- a CDS encoding mycothiol-dependent nitroreductase Rv2466c family protein: MSEKTTADFWFDPLCPWAWLTSRWMLEVEQVRPVSVRWHVMSLSVLNEDKLDELPEHYRELLHTGWGPVRVCVAAEQKYGPEVLGALYTALGTRFHVRGEERTAETIAGALTDAGLDPELVHAMQSTEYDEALRASHAEGIGLVGQDVGTPVIAVPGADGAPLGFFGPVVTPAPKGEAAGRLWDGTLLVASTPGFYEIKRTRDAEPVFD, translated from the coding sequence TTGTCCGAGAAGACGACCGCCGACTTCTGGTTCGACCCGCTGTGTCCCTGGGCCTGGCTGACGTCCCGCTGGATGCTGGAGGTGGAGCAGGTCCGTCCCGTCTCCGTGCGCTGGCACGTGATGAGCCTGTCCGTCCTCAACGAGGACAAGCTCGACGAGCTTCCGGAGCACTACCGGGAGCTGCTGCACACCGGCTGGGGCCCGGTGCGGGTCTGCGTCGCCGCCGAGCAGAAGTACGGCCCGGAGGTGCTCGGCGCCCTCTACACGGCGCTCGGCACCCGCTTCCACGTGCGCGGTGAGGAGCGGACGGCCGAGACGATCGCCGGTGCCCTCACCGATGCCGGGCTCGACCCCGAGTTGGTGCACGCCATGCAGAGCACCGAGTACGACGAGGCGCTGCGCGCGTCCCACGCCGAGGGCATCGGGCTCGTCGGCCAGGACGTCGGCACCCCGGTGATCGCCGTGCCGGGGGCGGACGGCGCTCCGCTCGGCTTCTTCGGCCCGGTCGTCACCCCCGCGCCGAAGGGGGAGGCCGCGGGCCGGCTGTGGGACGGCACGCTGCTCGTGGCGTCGACGCCGGGCTTCTACGAGATCAAGCGCACGCGGGACGCGGAGCCGGTCTTCGACTGA
- a CDS encoding superoxide dismutase — MATLYTLPELPYDYVALEPVISGEIIELHHDKHHAAYVKGANDTLEQLAEARDKENWAGINGLEKSLAFHLSGHILHSIYWQNMTGDGGGEPLEKDGTGELADAIAESFGSFAKFKAQLSKAAATTQGSGWGVLAYEPVTGRLIVEQIYDHQGNVGQGSVPILVFDAWEHAFYLQYRNQKVDFVEAMWRVVNWRDVAARYTAAKERANNLLLAP, encoded by the coding sequence TGTACACGTTGCCGGAACTCCCGTACGACTACGTGGCGCTGGAGCCCGTGATCAGCGGCGAGATCATCGAGTTGCACCACGACAAGCACCACGCCGCCTACGTGAAGGGCGCGAACGACACGCTGGAGCAGCTGGCGGAAGCGCGGGACAAGGAGAACTGGGCCGGCATCAACGGGCTGGAGAAGAGCCTCGCCTTCCACCTGTCCGGGCACATCCTGCACTCGATCTACTGGCAGAACATGACGGGCGACGGCGGCGGCGAGCCGCTGGAGAAGGACGGCACGGGCGAGCTGGCGGACGCCATCGCCGAGTCGTTCGGCTCGTTCGCGAAGTTCAAGGCACAGCTCTCCAAGGCCGCGGCCACCACCCAGGGGTCCGGCTGGGGCGTGCTCGCCTACGAGCCGGTCACCGGCCGGCTGATCGTGGAGCAGATCTACGACCACCAGGGGAACGTCGGCCAGGGATCGGTGCCGATCCTCGTCTTCGACGCCTGGGAGCACGCCTTCTACCTGCAGTACCGCAACCAGAAGGTCGACTTCGTCGAGGCCATGTGGCGCGTCGTCAACTGGCGGGACGTCGCGGCGCGTTACACCGCCGCCAAGGAGCGCGCGAACAACCTGCTGCTCGCTCCCTGA